The DNA region GCGGAGGGACTATTACGTCGCCCTCTACAACCATCTGCTCGATCGAGTGCAATTGAAGGGAGCGGCAGGGGTGCTCACGGTGGAGGACATCCGTGCCCTGAACGATCTGCTCCGGAAGCGGTGAAGGGGGATGATGGCGGACCATCCGGTGACGAAAAAGGCAGAGTTCCCGAGTCGCAAGCGGATGTTCCTGAGGCTGGCTCTGCTCGCGGTCGCCGTCCTGGCCGCCGCCGTCTTCTTCTGGTGGCGTGCCGGGCTGGAAGCCAAGGAATGGCTTGTCTTCTACGGGAACATCGACATTCGCGAAATCCAATTGGCGTTCTACGACGAAGGCCGCATCGAGCGGATGTTCGTCCGGGAAGGCGACCGGATCCGGAAAGGCCAGGTCCTGGCCGAATTAGATCTCTCGCGCCTGGAGGATGCCGTGCGCAAGGCCGAGGCGACCGTGCGCGTGGATCAGGCGGCTCTGGAGAACGCCGAAATCACCTATCGGCGCACCGAGGCGTTGGCCAAGGACCGATACGTCTCCCTCCAGGAACGGGACAACGCGGTTGCCGCACTGAAGGAGGCCCGGGATCGACTAAAAGCCGACGAAGCGGCGCTCGTCCTCGCTCGGAGGCAGCTTCAGGACGGGAAGCTCGTGGCGCCCAAGGACGGGGTGATCGAAGTGCGGATTTTGGAGCCCGGGGACATGGTGACGCCGCAGGCCCCGGTCTTCACGGTAGCTCTCGACAATCCGGTTTGGGCCCGCGTCTACGTGCCCGAGCCGGACCTGGGCAAGATCTTTCCGGGAATGCGGGCCGAGATTTACACCGACAGCTATCCGGGACAGGCCTTTTCCGGATGGATCGGGTATATTTCCCCCACGGCGGAATTTACGCCCAAGAACGTCGAAACTCCGCAGCTGCGGACGCGGCTCGTCTACGAGGTGCGCGTCTATGCCTGCAATCCGGATCACCGGCTCCGCCTGGGAATGCCGACGACGGTGAAGATTCGCCGAAGCCAGCCCTATCCGCCGCCCCCGCCTCCATGCGGCTTGGATTGACCCGAAATGAGCGGATCGCCCTGCATTTCCCTGGAGGGAATTGCCAAGCGCTTCGGAAAAGGAGCGAAGAGCGTCGTGGCGCTCGAGGGAATCTCGGTGGAGATCGCTTCCGGCCGGATCACGGGATTGGTCGGACCGGACGGTGCCGGGAAGACCACACTTTTGCGGATCGTCACGGGCCTGCTCCGGCCCGACGCAGGGCGGGTCACGGTCCTGGGGCTGGATCCCGGCCGGCAGCAGCAGGAGCTGGCCTCATGGCTCGGGTACATGCCTCAGCGGTTCGGTCTCTACGAGGATCTGACCGTCGCCGAAAATCTTGAACTTTATGCCGATCTGCAAGGCGCGCCGAAATCGGCGCGGGCGGCTCGCTTCTCCGAGCTTTTGCACATGGCCGGCTTGGCTTCCTTCACCGACCGGTTGGCGGGCCGCCTTTCCGGAGGGATGAAGCAGAAGCTGGGACTGGTCTGCACGCTCTTGGGGCGGCCGAGGCTTCTGCTTTTGGACGAGCCGACGGTAGGCGTCGATCCCCTTTCCCGGCGGGAGCTCTGGGCCATTCTCTTCCGGCTGCGGGAGGAGATGGGCCTCTCGATCTTCGTGAGCACCTCCTACCTCGAAGAAGCCGAGCTTTGCCAGCAGGTGATCCTATTGTCCAAGGGAAAGCTCTTGAGCGTGGGGGAGCCCGCGGCGATCGCCGCCCGCGCCGCCGGAAGGACGTTCCGCGTCGAGTCGAACGGGCTCGGGCCGCGGCCCCTCCATTCCCGGCTTGCGCGGATTCCCGGCATCTTGAGCTCCTCGATCGAAGGGAGCGGGGTCCGGGTCCTCATGGCGGACGGTTCGCTTGTGGGACGGCTGGAGGCAAGCGGGTTGGGCGGCTATCGGGCGGAGCCGGCCGCGCCCCGGTTTTCGGACGGATTCCTGGCCGCCCTCGGCGAGAAGCAGGAGGGCCGGAACAAGTCGCGCGCGCCCGGGACGGCTTCGATGGACCATCCCGCCCGAGCGGGGGAGGAGATGATCGTCGTGCGGGATCTTTCCCGGTTCTTCGGCACGTTTGAGGCGGTGAAGAAGATCAGCTTTCAGGTGCGGGCCGGAGAGGTCTTCGGGCTTCTCGGACCCAACGGCGCCGGGAAGTCGACGACCTTTCGCATGCTCTGCGGGCTGCTTCCCCCTTCGTCCGGCGTCGCCCGGGTGGCCGGCGTCGACCTCCGAACCGGAGCGGCCTCGGCACGGGCCCGGATCGGGTATGTGGCGCAAAAATTCTCGCT from Methylacidimicrobium sp. AP8 includes:
- a CDS encoding efflux RND transporter periplasmic adaptor subunit, whose product is MFLRLALLAVAVLAAAVFFWWRAGLEAKEWLVFYGNIDIREIQLAFYDEGRIERMFVREGDRIRKGQVLAELDLSRLEDAVRKAEATVRVDQAALENAEITYRRTEALAKDRYVSLQERDNAVAALKEARDRLKADEAALVLARRQLQDGKLVAPKDGVIEVRILEPGDMVTPQAPVFTVALDNPVWARVYVPEPDLGKIFPGMRAEIYTDSYPGQAFSGWIGYISPTAEFTPKNVETPQLRTRLVYEVRVYACNPDHRLRLGMPTTVKIRRSQPYPPPPPPCGLD
- a CDS encoding ATP-binding cassette domain-containing protein, translated to MSGSPCISLEGIAKRFGKGAKSVVALEGISVEIASGRITGLVGPDGAGKTTLLRIVTGLLRPDAGRVTVLGLDPGRQQQELASWLGYMPQRFGLYEDLTVAENLELYADLQGAPKSARAARFSELLHMAGLASFTDRLAGRLSGGMKQKLGLVCTLLGRPRLLLLDEPTVGVDPLSRRELWAILFRLREEMGLSIFVSTSYLEEAELCQQVILLSKGKLLSVGEPAAIAARAAGRTFRVESNGLGPRPLHSRLARIPGILSSSIEGSGVRVLMADGSLVGRLEASGLGGYRAEPAAPRFSDGFLAALGEKQEGRNKSRAPGTASMDHPARAGEEMIVVRDLSRFFGTFEAVKKISFQVRAGEVFGLLGPNGAGKSTTFRMLCGLLPPSSGVARVAGVDLRTGAASARARIGYVAQKFSLYGSLTVRQNMQFFARAYGLSPKAQTERIGWAEEEFELAPYRDASAEELPLGFKQRLALACALLHEPDVLFLDEPTSGMDPFAREELWLRIGEMAQKGVTVLITTHHLEEAEFCDRLIIIAEGRILAEGTPGDIKAPFRTAQTPEPSMEEAFVRLIERSRGEG